From Thermodesulfobacteriota bacterium, a single genomic window includes:
- a CDS encoding alpha/beta hydrolase, producing the protein MVSTEMHNLITFLQHTVDKGREPHVAAMRNGLEQLAAMAPPYEGVFLSGVDAGGVPAEWVAVPGSDGKGVILYFHGGGYTAGSLSSHRNLVSRLAVEAGRLLLAVDYRLAPEHPFPAAVDDAVAAYRWLVNSEGVPAGMVIIGGDSAGGGLALAALIKLREEGDRLPRAAFCLSPWTDLAMTGDSIRTKADEDPFVEPRALGFLAGQYLQGTDPEHPLASPLYADLTGLPPLLIQVGERECLLDDSLRLAEKAKAAGVDVTIDVWPEMIHVFQSFAPVAPEGVAGIRRVAEYLNALD; encoded by the coding sequence ATGGTCAGCACAGAGATGCACAACCTGATCACCTTCCTGCAGCACACGGTGGACAAAGGCCGCGAGCCGCACGTGGCGGCCATGCGGAACGGCCTGGAACAACTGGCGGCCATGGCCCCGCCCTATGAAGGCGTGTTCCTGAGCGGCGTTGACGCCGGCGGGGTTCCGGCGGAGTGGGTCGCGGTTCCAGGCAGTGACGGCAAGGGCGTCATTCTGTATTTCCACGGCGGCGGATACACGGCCGGCTCCCTGTCCTCCCACCGCAACCTGGTTTCCCGGCTGGCCGTCGAAGCCGGCCGGCTCCTGCTGGCGGTTGACTACCGGCTGGCGCCGGAGCATCCTTTTCCGGCGGCGGTGGATGACGCGGTCGCCGCCTATCGCTGGCTGGTGAATAGCGAAGGGGTGCCGGCCGGAATGGTGATTATCGGCGGAGATTCCGCCGGCGGCGGACTGGCCCTGGCGGCCTTGATCAAACTCAGAGAAGAGGGCGACCGGCTGCCCCGGGCCGCCTTCTGCCTTTCCCCCTGGACCGACCTGGCCATGACCGGCGACTCCATCCGGACAAAGGCCGACGAGGACCCGTTTGTCGAGCCCCGGGCTCTGGGCTTTCTGGCCGGCCAGTACCTTCAGGGCACGGACCCGGAACATCCCCTGGCCTCTCCGCTTTACGCCGATCTGACCGGCCTGCCGCCGCTGCTGATCCAGGTGGGGGAACGGGAATGCCTGCTGGATGACTCGCTGCGCCTGGCGGAAAAGGCCAAAGCCGCCGGGGTGGACGTCACCATTGATGTCTGGCCGGAGATGATCCATGTCTTCCAGAGTTTCGCGCCGGTGGCGCCCGAAGGTGTGGCCGGCATCCGGCGCGTCGCCGAATACCTGAACGCTTTGGATTAA
- a CDS encoding efflux RND transporter periplasmic adaptor subunit gives MTCLKRLLPIVLPAILATLLSCSDREQNRPVPEVPVKTAAAVLKDMPDEITAVGTVEAYATVNITSRVDGQVVKIHIREGQEVAKDQLLIQIDERPYQAMLESALAALSRDRVRLEKAKKDAARYAELLKKDYVTRNQAEQAQADAEALEAVVKGGEAAAENARLNVFYCRITAPLNGRAGALLVDEGNLIKANETTRPLMTINQIQPIYVRFAVPEQRLPDFREWGADRELAVIARPAGKTEAVREGRLVFVDNAVDPKTGTIDLKAVFENRDSGLWPGQFVNVVLTVGARPQAVVVPSAAVQMGQQGNFVFAVKSDMTVEIRNITVAVQAGQETVIEDGLAAGEQVVTDGQLRLTPGARIVIKNGEAGQP, from the coding sequence ATGACCTGTTTGAAAAGACTCCTCCCGATTGTTCTGCCCGCCATCCTGGCGACGCTGCTGTCCTGTTCGGACAGGGAACAGAACCGGCCGGTTCCCGAGGTTCCGGTCAAAACCGCCGCGGCTGTTTTAAAAGACATGCCCGATGAAATCACGGCCGTTGGCACGGTGGAAGCCTATGCCACGGTCAATATCACCTCCCGGGTGGACGGACAGGTGGTGAAAATTCATATCCGGGAAGGCCAGGAAGTGGCCAAAGATCAGCTCCTGATCCAGATTGATGAGCGGCCCTATCAGGCCATGCTGGAATCGGCGCTGGCCGCCCTGTCCCGGGACCGCGTCCGCCTGGAAAAGGCCAAAAAAGACGCCGCGCGCTATGCCGAGCTGCTGAAAAAGGATTATGTCACCAGGAATCAGGCGGAACAGGCCCAGGCCGATGCCGAAGCGTTGGAAGCGGTGGTCAAGGGGGGTGAGGCGGCCGCGGAAAACGCCCGGCTCAATGTCTTTTATTGCCGGATAACGGCGCCCCTGAACGGCCGGGCCGGCGCGCTGCTGGTCGATGAGGGCAATCTGATCAAGGCCAACGAAACCACCCGGCCCCTGATGACCATCAACCAGATTCAACCCATATACGTCCGGTTTGCCGTGCCCGAGCAGCGCCTGCCGGATTTCCGGGAGTGGGGCGCCGACCGTGAACTGGCGGTTATTGCCCGCCCGGCGGGGAAAACGGAAGCGGTCAGGGAAGGCCGCCTGGTCTTTGTGGACAACGCCGTTGATCCGAAAACCGGCACCATTGACCTCAAGGCCGTATTTGAAAACAGGGACAGCGGGCTGTGGCCGGGTCAGTTCGTCAATGTCGTTCTGACGGTCGGCGCCCGTCCGCAGGCCGTGGTGGTGCCATCCGCGGCCGTGCAGATGGGCCAGCAGGGCAATTTTGTTTTCGCGGTCAAAAGCGATATGACCGTGGAAATCAGAAATATTACCGTCGCCGTCCAGGCGGGTCAGGAAACGGTAATAGAAGACGGGCTGGCCGCCGGTGAGCAGGTGGTGACCGACGGTCAGCTGCGGCTGACGCCCGGCGCCCGGATTGTCATCAAAAACGGGGAGGCCGGCCAGCCATGA
- a CDS encoding MBL fold metallo-hydrolase has product MEQRRFGHLVFMPGNNSGKYPFCNSLFIDDDIKGVVDPACDESRLAALPRFGPADLLINSHYHEDHFAFNHLFADATLLVHGADAPCFRSLDALLEAYGVLGEEEAVFWRQILVQSFHYQERTPDRLLADGDVLDFGHTRLEVIHTPGHTPGHISLYCEQEGLLFTGDLDMTAFGPWYGDRVSDIDDTIRSVRRLMEIPARVYITSHNMGVMEGDISKAAEAYLAVIDEREEKIFNFLDAPKTLEEIARQWFIYKKPRQPEAFYLFGERGMAAKHLEHLIAGGKVARDGDLYRRI; this is encoded by the coding sequence ATGGAGCAACGGCGGTTCGGCCATCTGGTGTTTATGCCGGGGAACAATTCCGGCAAATATCCTTTCTGCAATTCCCTGTTCATCGACGATGACATTAAAGGCGTGGTCGATCCGGCCTGCGACGAAAGCCGGCTGGCCGCCCTGCCCCGGTTCGGACCGGCGGACCTGCTGATCAACTCCCACTACCATGAAGACCATTTTGCCTTCAACCACCTGTTTGCCGACGCCACCCTGCTGGTCCACGGCGCCGATGCCCCCTGTTTCCGGTCCCTGGACGCCCTGCTGGAGGCGTACGGTGTTCTGGGTGAAGAGGAAGCGGTTTTCTGGAGACAGATCCTGGTGCAGTCCTTTCATTACCAGGAACGAACGCCGGACCGGCTGCTGGCCGACGGGGATGTCCTTGATTTCGGCCATACCCGCCTGGAAGTAATTCACACGCCCGGCCACACGCCCGGCCATATCAGCCTCTACTGCGAACAAGAGGGCCTGTTGTTTACCGGTGACCTGGACATGACCGCCTTCGGCCCCTGGTACGGGGACCGGGTGTCGGATATTGACGACACCATCCGGTCCGTGAGGCGGCTGATGGAGATCCCGGCCCGGGTTTACATCACCTCACACAACATGGGCGTGATGGAGGGGGACATCAGCAAAGCGGCCGAGGCTTACCTGGCGGTGATCGACGAGCGGGAGGAGAAGATTTTCAATTTTCTGGACGCGCCGAAAACCCTGGAGGAGATCGCCCGCCAGTGGTTCATCTACAAAAAGCCCCGGCAGCCGGAGGCCTTTTACCTCTTCGGCGAGCGGGGCATGGCGGCCAAGCACCTGGAACACCTGATCGCCGGCGGAAAGGTGGCCAGGGACGGCGATTTGTACCGGCGGATTTAA
- a CDS encoding DUF1302 family protein: MKHVCLLKRLCGPVLVAVVLLLPLTAAVDSYAGATGYEDVMSGFDEKGASAANAPAAGEDEGLAGRLDLSGEATLSSVWNVAHEKPDPGQTDYRGLSRLRASLDLTLEAKFTDTWGGQVSGRGFYDFAYHIQGHDEFTRDVLDEYEDELEFRETYIEGKPAPGLDIRAGRQLVIWGNSETFRVTDIINPLDSRDPGLVDIEDLRLPVCMIRTDYQWRNPSGYYDLTGIVIPELRFNKTPVYGNDFYPFDMSLPHEEIPGQSFENSEYAMALKGVFPHWDFSLYGAYYYDNESYMEKTGVISYPIQLPDNSVIWQTVDIYERWHSRLWMTGLCVNYAVGDWLLKTELARSDGYQYANDDGRKSQTRGLAGVEYMGFTDTTLTLEFMQSVLNGYDHDMGEAPDYADSSRFDTAFRFTQNRMNDRLELVFVAVVMGMEAEDGLIERLSAAYDITDAFTVTGGCIFYQDGDSVLNDNIHDNNRVFMDLTYAF; encoded by the coding sequence ATGAAACATGTTTGTTTGTTGAAACGACTGTGCGGTCCGGTGCTGGTCGCCGTTGTGTTGCTGCTGCCGCTGACGGCGGCGGTGGATTCGTATGCCGGCGCCACCGGTTATGAAGACGTCATGTCCGGTTTTGATGAGAAAGGCGCTTCGGCCGCGAACGCTCCGGCGGCGGGTGAAGACGAAGGCCTGGCCGGCCGCCTGGACTTAAGCGGCGAGGCGACTCTGTCCTCCGTCTGGAACGTGGCCCATGAGAAGCCGGATCCGGGTCAGACCGACTATCGCGGCCTGTCCCGCCTGCGGGCGTCTCTGGATCTGACCCTGGAAGCGAAATTCACCGACACCTGGGGCGGCCAGGTCAGCGGCCGGGGGTTCTATGATTTCGCCTACCACATCCAGGGCCATGACGAGTTCACCCGCGACGTGCTGGATGAATACGAGGACGAGCTGGAATTCCGCGAGACCTATATCGAGGGCAAACCGGCACCGGGCCTGGACATCCGGGCGGGCCGGCAGCTGGTAATCTGGGGCAATTCGGAAACGTTCCGGGTGACGGACATCATAAACCCCCTGGACAGCCGCGATCCGGGCCTGGTGGATATCGAAGACCTGCGGCTGCCGGTGTGCATGATCCGGACGGACTATCAATGGCGGAACCCCTCGGGCTATTATGACCTTACCGGCATCGTCATTCCGGAACTGCGTTTCAACAAAACGCCGGTGTACGGCAACGATTTTTACCCCTTTGACATGTCCCTGCCCCACGAAGAAATTCCCGGCCAGAGCTTTGAGAACAGCGAGTATGCCATGGCGCTCAAGGGGGTGTTCCCGCACTGGGATTTTTCCCTGTACGGCGCCTATTATTACGACAATGAAAGTTACATGGAAAAAACCGGGGTCATTTCCTACCCCATTCAACTTCCCGACAACAGCGTCATCTGGCAGACGGTGGACATTTATGAACGCTGGCACTCCCGCCTGTGGATGACGGGCCTGTGCGTCAATTACGCCGTAGGCGACTGGCTGCTCAAAACCGAACTGGCGCGATCCGACGGCTACCAGTACGCCAATGACGACGGCCGCAAGTCCCAGACCCGGGGATTGGCCGGCGTCGAATACATGGGCTTCACCGACACGACTCTGACCCTGGAGTTTATGCAGTCCGTCCTCAACGGGTATGACCACGACATGGGCGAGGCTCCGGATTATGCCGATTCCAGCCGCTTTGACACGGCCTTCCGGTTCACCCAGAACCGGATGAACGACCGCCTGGAACTGGTCTTCGTGGCCGTGGTCATGGGCATGGAGGCCGAGGACGGGCTGATCGAGCGTCTCTCCGCCGCCTACGACATCACCGATGCCTTCACGGTGACCGGGGGCTGTATCTTCTACCAGGACGGCGACAGTGTGCTCAACGACAACATTCACGACAACAACCGGGTATTTATGGATCTGACGTATGCCTTTTAA
- a CDS encoding TolC family protein translates to MNHNQLSQILPPVIRLIIVFSLLLFAGCAHRGNEQSLNEYVAPSADQLWTPPKADISALLPAEKTVDIPENLLRPGSQWQITDVIEVALRNNPQTRAAWYTARSAAADLLSEKGTYYPQLDINTDAAVRENLAPDEVEGESVRSFEPALELSWLLFDFGGRSASVKEKRQALLAADFSHNAAIQDAVLLVLQTYFQYVKAKALVKSAEASLQEATQSLAAAEKQHEQGLATIADVLQAKTALSQAQLNLDDAAGQVQVLRGALATAMGMPANTPYDIEDLTWNPPLDRVTDQVDDCIRRAQASRPDLAARKSAVEQAMARVGRFRSELFPTVSLRNRLEGRVDSDTDQWESGNTTELLVNVPLFYGYSRRYDLVRARQEALAQQEQFNTLEQRVIFQVWSSYFNLKTAAKRVHTSEDLLSSARQSYDVALGRYQEGVGGFLDLLAAQSTLENARAQRVEAVADWYVSLANLARDTGALWSRNPDERGVLDMLPSATMKENKP, encoded by the coding sequence ATGAACCATAACCAACTATCGCAAATCTTGCCGCCGGTTATCCGGCTGATCATCGTCTTCAGCCTCCTGCTCTTTGCCGGATGCGCCCATCGGGGCAATGAACAATCCCTGAACGAGTATGTGGCGCCTTCGGCCGATCAGCTATGGACCCCGCCGAAAGCAGACATCTCAGCCCTCCTCCCTGCCGAAAAAACCGTCGATATCCCGGAAAACCTGCTGCGGCCCGGCAGCCAGTGGCAAATCACGGATGTGATTGAGGTGGCCCTGCGCAACAATCCCCAGACCCGGGCGGCCTGGTACACGGCCCGGTCGGCGGCCGCCGATCTTCTCAGCGAAAAAGGAACCTATTATCCGCAACTCGATATAAACACCGACGCCGCCGTTCGGGAAAATCTCGCCCCTGACGAGGTCGAGGGCGAATCCGTCCGCAGTTTTGAGCCCGCGCTGGAATTGTCCTGGCTGCTGTTTGACTTCGGCGGCCGGAGCGCCTCGGTCAAAGAAAAGCGTCAGGCCCTGCTGGCGGCCGACTTTTCCCACAATGCCGCTATCCAGGACGCGGTGCTGCTGGTGCTGCAGACCTATTTTCAGTATGTGAAAGCAAAAGCCCTGGTCAAATCCGCGGAAGCCTCTTTGCAGGAAGCGACGCAGAGCCTGGCGGCCGCGGAGAAACAACACGAGCAGGGGTTGGCCACCATTGCCGATGTCCTCCAGGCGAAAACAGCGCTTTCCCAGGCCCAATTGAATCTGGACGACGCCGCCGGGCAGGTGCAGGTGCTGCGCGGCGCCCTGGCCACGGCCATGGGCATGCCGGCCAACACCCCCTATGATATCGAGGACCTGACATGGAATCCGCCCCTGGACCGGGTGACGGATCAGGTGGATGACTGTATCCGCCGGGCCCAGGCCAGTCGCCCGGACCTGGCCGCCCGGAAAAGTGCCGTGGAACAGGCCATGGCCAGGGTCGGCCGGTTCCGCTCCGAACTGTTCCCGACCGTTTCCCTGCGCAATCGCCTGGAGGGTCGGGTGGACAGCGACACCGACCAGTGGGAAAGCGGCAACACCACCGAGCTTCTGGTGAACGTCCCCCTGTTTTACGGCTATTCCAGGCGCTACGACCTGGTCAGGGCGCGACAGGAGGCCCTGGCTCAACAGGAGCAATTCAATACACTGGAGCAGCGCGTCATTTTTCAGGTCTGGTCCAGCTACTTCAACCTGAAGACCGCCGCCAAGCGTGTTCATACCAGCGAGGACCTGTTGAGCAGCGCCCGGCAATCCTACGACGTGGCCCTGGGGCGCTACCAGGAGGGCGTGGGCGGATTTCTGGATCTGCTGGCCGCCCAGAGCACCCTGGAAAATGCCCGGGCCCAGCGGGTCGAAGCCGTGGCTGACTGGTATGTTTCCCTGGCCAATCTGGCCCGGGACACCGGCGCCCTGTGGAGCCGAAATCCGGATGAAAGAGGCGTACTGGACATGCTGCCGTCCGCGACCATGAAGGAAAACAAACCATGA
- a CDS encoding efflux RND transporter permease subunit, producing MRGMSDLFIFRPVMTTLVMLGILIFGLSAYRRLPVSDLPNVDFPTIQVSAGLPGASPETMASAVATPLEKQFSTIAGIDSMTSTSVIGRTSITIMFDLERNIDAAAQDVQAAISAALRNLPDDMPTPPTFQKVNPADQPIVYVALTSPTLPLYELNEYGETLLAQRISMVSGVAQVMVYGSQKYAVRIQVDPEKLSNKDIGLDEVAQAIGAANVNLPTGTLYGPNVAYTVQADGQIRRAAGYLDLIVAYRDGRPVRIQDIGIAVDSVENNKVAAWFGEPEKIQRAIVLAVQRQPGTNTVEVARDVRRLVDKLGEQLPASVTMKLLFDRSESIRQSVVDVKLTLVLTLFLVVAVIFVFLRNLSATTIPSLALPMSVIGTFAVMYLLDYSLDNLSLMALTLSVGFVVDDAIVMLENIVRHMEMGKDPHTAAVDGSREIGFTILSMTFSLAAVFLPVLFMGGIIGRLFKEFSVTIGVAILISGFISLTLTPMLCSRFLKPPGEKRHGRAYNAFERLFEKMLNGYRIGLRWSMARRRLVMIFSALILIGTGVLFVKIPKGFIPTEDNDQIFAFTQGAQGISFQSMMAHQQELAAIVRQDPDVAAFMSSSGSRGTSSSNTGVLFIRLKPRAERQSSADEVVVRLRQKLAQVPGIMAMPQVPPPIRLTGRMTKGLYQYTLQGTDTDELYRYAARMEEKMRGLPGLTDINSDLEMKNPQTDIRINRDKAASLGISVERIEDTLYYAYGSRQISTIYAPNNTYEVIFEVAEDFQEEPADLTLLHVRSDAGELVPITAVAEIGSSLGPLSINHTGQQISVTISFNLHPGHPLGTAVRDIDRLAASVLPPSITTAFQGAAQAFASSMQGLGLLLIMAILVIYMVLGILYESFIHPVTILSALPFAGFGALVTLMIFQVDLSIYAFVGVIMLIGLVKKNGIIMIDFAIEARRTRQADPEEAIFEACVVRFRPIMMTTMAALVGTIPIALGLGAGAESRQPLGLAVVGGLIFSQFLTLFVTPVFYLYMEQFRAWMGERFKRPGAIAK from the coding sequence ATGAGAGGCATGTCCGACCTGTTCATTTTCCGTCCCGTCATGACCACCCTGGTCATGCTGGGCATCCTGATCTTCGGCCTGTCGGCCTACCGCCGGCTGCCGGTCAGCGATCTGCCCAACGTGGATTTTCCCACCATCCAGGTGTCGGCCGGTCTGCCCGGGGCCAGTCCGGAAACCATGGCCTCGGCAGTGGCGACGCCCCTGGAAAAACAGTTTTCCACCATCGCCGGCATTGATTCCATGACCTCCACCAGCGTCATCGGCCGGACCAGCATCACTATCATGTTCGACCTGGAGCGGAATATCGACGCCGCCGCCCAGGATGTCCAGGCCGCCATCTCCGCCGCCCTGAGAAACCTTCCCGACGACATGCCGACGCCGCCGACCTTTCAGAAAGTCAACCCCGCCGACCAGCCCATTGTCTATGTGGCCCTGACCTCGCCGACCCTGCCTCTGTATGAACTGAACGAATACGGGGAAACCCTTCTGGCCCAGCGCATTTCCATGGTCAGTGGCGTGGCCCAGGTCATGGTGTACGGGTCCCAGAAATACGCCGTCCGGATCCAGGTGGACCCGGAGAAGCTCTCCAATAAAGACATCGGTCTGGACGAAGTGGCTCAGGCCATCGGCGCCGCCAATGTCAACCTTCCCACCGGCACTCTGTATGGCCCGAACGTGGCCTACACGGTTCAGGCCGACGGCCAGATCCGACGTGCCGCCGGTTACCTCGACCTGATCGTGGCCTATCGTGACGGCCGCCCGGTCCGGATACAGGACATCGGTATAGCCGTCGACAGCGTGGAAAACAACAAGGTGGCCGCCTGGTTCGGGGAACCGGAAAAGATTCAGCGGGCCATTGTTCTGGCCGTTCAGCGTCAGCCCGGGACCAACACCGTGGAGGTGGCCCGCGATGTCCGCCGGCTGGTGGACAAGCTGGGGGAGCAGCTGCCCGCTTCGGTCACCATGAAGCTTCTTTTCGACCGTTCCGAATCTATCCGCCAGTCGGTGGTCGACGTCAAGCTGACCCTGGTGCTGACCCTGTTTCTGGTGGTGGCGGTCATCTTTGTCTTCCTGCGGAACCTGTCGGCCACCACCATTCCCAGCCTGGCTCTGCCCATGTCGGTCATCGGCACCTTTGCCGTCATGTATCTGCTGGATTACAGCCTGGACAACCTGTCCCTGATGGCCCTGACCTTAAGCGTCGGGTTCGTGGTGGATGACGCTATCGTCATGCTGGAAAACATCGTCCGGCATATGGAAATGGGCAAGGACCCGCACACGGCCGCGGTGGACGGCTCCCGGGAAATCGGCTTCACCATTCTGTCCATGACCTTTTCCCTGGCGGCGGTGTTCCTCCCGGTGCTGTTCATGGGCGGCATCATCGGCCGCCTGTTCAAGGAGTTTTCCGTCACCATCGGCGTTGCCATCCTGATTTCCGGGTTTATCTCCCTGACCCTGACGCCCATGCTGTGCAGCCGTTTTTTGAAGCCGCCGGGGGAGAAACGCCATGGCCGGGCCTACAATGCCTTTGAACGGCTTTTTGAAAAAATGTTGAACGGGTACAGGATCGGCTTGCGCTGGTCCATGGCCCGCCGCCGGCTGGTGATGATTTTTTCGGCCCTGATCCTGATCGGCACCGGGGTGCTGTTTGTGAAAATTCCCAAGGGATTCATCCCCACCGAGGACAATGATCAGATCTTCGCCTTTACCCAGGGCGCTCAGGGCATTTCCTTTCAGTCTATGATGGCCCACCAGCAGGAGCTGGCGGCCATTGTCCGCCAGGATCCGGATGTGGCCGCCTTCATGTCCAGTTCCGGATCCCGGGGAACCTCCAGCAGCAACACCGGGGTGCTGTTTATCCGTCTCAAGCCCCGCGCCGAACGGCAAAGCTCGGCGGATGAAGTTGTCGTTCGGCTGCGGCAAAAGCTTGCCCAGGTGCCGGGCATCATGGCCATGCCCCAGGTGCCCCCACCCATCCGCCTGACGGGCCGCATGACCAAAGGCCTTTACCAGTATACGCTGCAGGGGACCGATACCGATGAGCTTTACCGGTACGCCGCGCGCATGGAGGAAAAGATGCGGGGCCTGCCGGGCCTGACCGACATCAACTCCGACCTGGAGATGAAGAATCCCCAGACCGATATCCGGATCAATCGGGATAAAGCCGCCAGCCTGGGGATATCCGTGGAGCGGATCGAGGACACCCTGTATTACGCCTACGGCTCGCGGCAGATTTCCACTATTTACGCGCCGAACAATACCTATGAAGTCATTTTTGAGGTGGCCGAAGACTTCCAGGAAGAACCGGCCGACCTTACCCTGCTGCATGTGCGATCCGACGCCGGAGAACTGGTTCCCATCACCGCCGTGGCGGAGATCGGCAGCAGCCTGGGCCCCCTGTCCATCAACCACACCGGCCAGCAGATTTCCGTCACCATCTCCTTCAACCTCCATCCGGGTCACCCCCTGGGGACCGCGGTCAGGGACATCGACCGTCTGGCCGCTTCGGTTCTGCCGCCTTCCATCACCACCGCCTTCCAGGGCGCGGCTCAGGCGTTTGCCTCTTCCATGCAGGGACTGGGCCTGCTGCTGATCATGGCCATCCTGGTCATCTACATGGTGCTGGGCATTCTGTACGAAAGCTTTATCCATCCCGTCACCATTCTTTCGGCCCTTCCCTTTGCCGGGTTCGGTGCGCTGGTTACGCTGATGATCTTCCAGGTGGATCTGAGTATTTATGCCTTTGTCGGCGTTATCATGCTCATCGGTCTGGTCAAGAAAAACGGCATCATCATGATCGATTTTGCCATCGAAGCGCGGCGGACCAGGCAGGCCGACCCGGAGGAGGCCATTTTCGAGGCCTGCGTGGTGCGGTTCCGGCCTATCATGATGACCACCATGGCCGCCCTGGTGGGCACCATTCCCATCGCCCTTGGCCTGGGCGCCGGCGCCGAATCCCGCCAGCCCCTTGGTCTGGCAGTGGTCGGCGGGCTGATTTTTTCCCAGTTCCTGACCCTGTTTGTCACCCCGGTTTTCTACCTGTACATGGAGCAGTTCCGGGCCTGGATGGGAGAACGATTCAAAAGGCCCGGCGCCATCGCCAAATGA